Part of the Branchiostoma floridae strain S238N-H82 chromosome 11, Bfl_VNyyK, whole genome shotgun sequence genome, TAttttatctgtgtgtgtgtctgaatgTGCATTTATCATTCATACATCCTTCAAGTGTTGCTTTGATTTTCCTATATGTACACTGTATGGTCATCCATACATTAGTGCTAACtttgtaaaaatattgttttgtaaTGATGCATTATACGTATTACATAACCATTACAATTCAAACTGGCTCCGTATACAATGTTTTCATATTGCTATCATAAAACTGCTTAAACGGTAATTGTGACACATAACCTCTACGTGTATCACTCTACAGATTATCATAGATAAACTATCACTATGACGTACAGCTTTACATTGTCGAAAGAGTTAATGTTTGAGTATTAACGTTAGAAGGTATGAAGTTAGCCGCCGCTGAAGACAAATGTCGTGAGTTTTTCAGCGCGTCGTCGTCAGTTCGTTCATCCTGTCAGGTGACACCCTTAAGAAATTTGTTAAACACCGTTATATTTACTGGTGAAATGGAGAGTTGCCTATTCCACTTGGTGAAGACAGGATGTCTGTATATTTTAATAGGGGGAGGTCCTTGTCCGTTATTTAGGATTCTAAGTGATACAGGGTTTTGTGGAGTCGGTGGAAATACTTCGCACCGCAGCGACCTTCCTGGCCTTGACTCCCGTCACGCACGTTACCATAGCAACCCGAAGCCTGTAGAGTCCGTACACGAAGAGGTAGATGGCCGAGGTCCCCACGAGCGCGCTGCCGGCGATGAAACACGCTGCCCGGCCCGGGTGAGAGGAGTAGTCCACGAACCAGTAGACGTACGGTTCCCCCTCGGCGTTCGTTCCGCCTGCCGCCCAGTACACGATGGTGAAGCCCGCGTAAATCCATCCGAAGATGAAGACGTGTAGGATATGGAGCAATCGCACGGGGATGCCGCAGATGAACAGGTCCAGTGTGGCCAGGACGGTGTTCATGATGTGTTCGAAAACGCTGATGACTTTAAAAGTGCCCGAGGAGAGGAAACCGCAGTAGGCCGTTGTCAAATAGAAAGCGAGGGGGATAGCGGTGTTGAAAAGTACCCACTCTACTTTATGATACCACTTCAGCGGGTCCTTCAGCTTGTTTACGTCATAGCTTTTGACCTCGGGCACTTCGACGTAGCCGTGGCTGAGTTCGGGCGGCGCTTCCACGTCGTCGTCGTCGCTCGTGGACGATCGGTCAGACTCGGAATCATTAGTGCTCCGCTCGGTTCTGTAGCCAATGACGCAGACGATGGCGGCCCAGACGGCGTGACAGGTGAGCAGGGTGAAGCCCCAGTTGGTGTAGTAGATGTGCCACTTGTTGTACGGCCCGTCCAGAAAGTCCCACACCAAGATGGCCACCAGAATCACCGCCAAGGTCACGCGGTAGGCTACGAAAATCCTCTGGTTCACCAGCCACTGAAACGATggagaaataaataaatacacgGAATCATTTTGAAGTTCACAGCATACTATGACTCATCTATCTACATCTACACGATACTGGGCAAAGCCCCTCGCGGGACATTGTGCCTAGGGGAATGAGGCGCTCTAGCATGACCGGTGGTGgtaaaacaaaatgttgaagCTTCAGTGAAAAAAGAAATAGTTCGACAACAAAAAGTGCAGTGCAATACATCTTATCTTGCTAGGGCATGGCTTGGTCTTACAGCTGGGCAGAGCTGGGGTAGCCGTTATGCCTGGCTACCCCATCAGCTTGAATTGCTCTTCAGAGGTGGCGTCTACTAAGTGTTTATGATATTACATAAAACGATACACTGCATCGATAGTTGGTCCATGCAACACTATGAAACAAACGATAGATGAGATTAGTTCAAAGTTTGCATTTggtgtgtaatacatgtatgcacaggTTCATCAACTAAAAGAAAGAATATGAAGGACAGTAACGTATCATTTCTACTTTTGTCTCGCATTTTACCCGACCGGAACCGTTTTGGCTGGATCTTCTGATCTAGTGTTGGAACTGCTTTGAGTTTGGAGTGAGTCAACATTGCAGATTCGGCAGAATTGCATTCAACAACACGATACAATGTGTTCATCATTCTGTGAAGAACTGTGAAGAATCGTCCAAAATCGCGAGGTTTAAGAAAGCTGAAAACCTCTTTGATCAGAAGCGGAGAAGCAGACACATCAATATTACGACTCATTAGCATCGCTGAGTTCAACGTCTTTCTGTCCTAGCAACGTGTAATCGGGGGTAACGAGCATGTCGGGAAGCAAACCTGCGTGAACCGCCTGTCATTGTTAGCGACAAACATGCCTTTGAAGAAGGGTAACTACCGGCTGACACTTGATTTATGCCCGGGCCTAGGTAACAGCGGGAATTCTTCATAAAAGGAAGCCAAGGTCGGGGGAGAAGAATGGAACTGGGCGGGTCCTTCCGGGGAAGGTCGCCAGGGGTCCGCACTCCGAACTCCTGACATTTACCTTCCGTCAGGAAGACATCGCAGACTGTTGCAAATCAACAAGGTCTTAGGGAAACTTCTCTGAAGCGTTATCTCTGTCTCAAAACTCATCCAAACGTCGTTTCACAGCACTTAATTCAAAAACATAAGAAGCCAGAAAGTAAACTTGTAAGTTTACTTTTATAGCTCACCGTATGTTGATAACAAAAGCGCTTGTctcttgaaatgaaaaaaaaatgtagtttttccACAGAGGATAgaaattttgataagaaaagaGACCTGGCTTTTTTCATTCTAGTTGTTAGAGTCTTTAGACAGAGTCCAAAACCAGGGATGAAGCGTTCAAATCGCATTTCTAATATCTGATCCCAGGTAAGGTTTGTCGAAAGTAGGCCTAAGGTGGTGCGAGCGCTGGGGCACTTTTTTGTGGGCCACACACACTGCCAGCAAGGGTCACCTTCATGACGTCATGCAAGGGCAAACTACCTCGTAAACATGACTTACATAGCTAAGTTTTCTCTGAAACTACGTTTGCAAAAGTTGGCTGTGGCATTTGCGTTCTCACGTTTAGCAAagcgaaaaaacaacaacactagaaccTTAACTTTCAAATACTCAGCAAGACATGTCGCAATATCCACACCTTATGACGAAATGTTCGAGGTGAAATTGAACCATACATTTGGCTGTTGGCTGTATAAAAGCAGCAAAGGGGATTGTTTATCAGATGATACTTTGGTGCAACAGAATGGAGGGGAGACATCCAAAAGTCGCCTTTACATTTTAACTTGTTCTCCTCGATGTTTAAGTTGATGACTTGTGCCAAGCTCTTTACCGCCTCAGACAAGAAACGGCAATGAAGAACCATCGAAAAACTAACCAGTACATTGCAATTTGCATTTGTTAACTATTCTAGTTTTTAATGAAAGAATGTCGATTCGAATGATGCAAGGAAAATATCCTAACAAGGTTGTCTTTGTGCTTGTAGTGATGATATTGGGGGCAAAACGGAAAAGACACAGTGGACATCAAGCACACATTTTGTCTTACAGCGCGATCTTAGAAATAAGAgtcgccaaatagcagttactcaagtaactggatatgattctggaaacggtcagacatttcatatattaaacatccgttatctttcgtcagtgacactgaggataTCTTGTTGAAGAGTGGGTTTTATATCCTATGATTCgatttgatatgcaaaagagttGACGACGATTTTTTCTGACGAAAGATGACGGATGTTATCATAAACAGCATATTCAGTttacttgagtaattgctatttggcgtatcttactacctgtatgcctaaccttcatcgacgttttTAAAGAGCCGTTTTGTTtgattgtattttttcattactgagcgcacaaacatacatgtacatgtagaatccTTAGAATAGTGACAACTTCCGTGCGCTATGCAAAGAATGCACTGCCACAATGTATTGCGCGTAAAGATATACCCAATAGCAGTTAAATCCATACCTACCGGGGACCTGTAGAATGCCCGCGGGTCCTCATCCCTGAGTAAGAAGGAGGACCAGCGGAACTCTCGAGAACAGCCCGCCATCTTCAGGAACTCCGTCTCGGCGTGAGGAACACTTTTCTGGTGCTCCACATCGCAGCACCACCTCCCAACACGTCTTCAGCGTCGTTTCAAACCTTTAAGGAGCTTAATCAGTAGTGTTGATGCTCATCACAGCAATTTTCAGTCAACCGCGTAATTGAGTTAGGAAAGAAGCTGTGATGTTTCGCGCAGGCAGCGGGACCATTTAGCCGCTTGGGTGACGAGCGAACTGAAGTGAACTACACAAGAACATCTGGCGGAGCAGACGGGTTCCCCAAGGGACGTCTGAAACACGTACATCGTTTCACGTCGTAGCCGATGCTTACGTCATAGCAAAAGGtataaaattgaaatgaaaagtaCTTCAGTACTACAACTAGTAATCATTCAAGCATTACAAAGTCAATGTTCGATGTGAAGTGATATAACAACATTCTTTATGTAGAAATTTGTAAGAATATTTCATCTTTAGTTATCAACTTTTCTCGGTGGTAATGCATTACTTGTTTCTTGTAAAAACGAATGAATAAGCTTTTTTTTACTCTCGTTATACTTAAATATCGATTCTAAGAGATACGAAAGATCTGTATGGTTCCTGCTTGTCGAAAACTATTACTTTCTTTCACATATCTGTTGTCATTGCCTTATAAATGAAGCTTAAATATGCCTAAAAGTTTTGATGACCTGACCATGCCGGAGCGTACGTGCCACCAACAAGTTATTGTCTTATTGAAGCCGGTTCTACGACGGCATCTTTAAGAATGAATACGGTGAATGTCAATGGACTTGGCAGGGAGGGAGAGACAGAGGTACGGGATCTTTTATCACGTTCCCTTCGACCATCCTAAAGGTCAGCATTCCCGGACAAACAGAACTCGGTGTGTTCTTGGTCCAGGCGGCCAGAAGACAAACGTTATTCCACTGTCCTGGGTCTGCGTGGGAAAAGCACACCATATCTCTGTGTTTATAATTCTTCTTGTATTTGAACCACAGTGTGGCAACGTGCTTCACAGATCCACTAGCACTGTGACCACTTAAAAAATGGCAACCTCGTTTCCTATACTAAGTGTAAAATCTACCCGGTCTCGCTTTCCTGTTTTAAACTACGACTCCCATCCTCACATGACGCCATAGAACAGCCAACAGAAACGGTAACCACAAGCCATCACGACCTCGCGTTGTTATGTCAGCTCAGATCGTGTTATCGTTATTTGTCGAGCTGGTAGAGTCGTGATCGTTCTGAAAAGCTGGGTCAAGTCAGATAAACTGTTTGCTCTTCTCGGACTGTATTTGCTATTATGTCATTATCAACAACTTCACGACATTCTTACAACGTCTGTTAGCAACGAGTTGTGTGCTCTCCTCCGGCAGAATTTGTTGATTTGGGAAGCACAGCACGATCCTGGCTTCAGTTGCGGCGCGGTATCTAATGTGAAATATTTGCCCGGCAGAttgtcgtgcgattttgatgcaGTATAATTTCCAAGCAAGTTGTGACAGAGCAAACTACCGGCAAGGAACGAAGACAGCATTTTGTGCAACAAGGAAGCTGGATTTTGTGTCAAATACATGACTGTCACCGGAGTACCTCAGTTTGACATTCAACGACGTTTGTGACCAGACccagaggtcaatgacctggagtCGGCTGCGTGATTTCAGATCTATCCGCACTCTGCTATACTCTGCTGGTGGATAAAATATCCTACGAGTCAAAATTCAACGTTGACTTCATAGGAGGATTTTATTATTACCATAGTTTGTGCTCGAGTTTATCAAAATAAAGACCAAACGTTCTCTACATTGTCGTATTCATTTTATTCCTGAGTATCTATGTCAGAATTATAATATCCTGATGGCTCAATTATAACACAAAATAAGACGTGATTCTATAACTCTATGATTCAATGTGTAAGTTATAGCACTATCTTTGATGACATTGGCAAAAAATGCCATATTCTATCTTTATATTCGTTAAAAGAAAGATGGGAAGGTGATATGATGAAAAAATAGATTGGCGTTTTCACTAGTCCAATTTAATCTTCACATGCTCCAATGTGTAATTTCAATAGTCCCCTTTTGTGAAATATTCGCAAAATGTCGAATTCTTCTTGAAGGTCATACTCAGAGTTCTCCCGCATCGTCTCCGAGTCGTGTCCGTAGAAGTACCGGTAAGGTACTTGTCGGCCTTCGTAGTCCATCGGGAAGGGCCAGGCACCATAAAGGTGGGTTTCTTCGCACAGTGCCATGGAAATGGCTGTCAACATCAGACCTGAGAATCAAACATATAAACTTATAACTATCTGACATCATGGAAAGATTTTGTAAACGTAAAAAATGAGTGAAAAATGTAAAACGAGAAAATAGTTTTAGAATGCTGCAAATATCATTTAGCCCATGCCCAGTGTGTTTTTACACAGAAAATGATGAGAGAAAACGTTGTTCGAAAGTACTCACCATGTGACGCCCGGGGACTCTTAAGATTCAGCTCCCTCCAGAAGTCCTGCACACCTTGTAAGAACCTCTGGTGAGACGTTACCATGGTACCGACCACGCCCAGTCTTTGTAGAACGCCGCGGAAGATCATAATGCGTATCATCTGCTGAGCCTAGTGGATGGAAAGGGTACACGTTGTGATTTGTTGATATTATGAAGTTCTCTTAATACTCAAGCGTTGGGAAAGGGTGAATGTTAAGTTTCATTGACACCCCAGTGCACTTTTCCATCCACCATTCTGAATAGATACGATCAGTATGGCATTGGAATTCCAGTGTGTGGTTGAGGTGTGCGGGTGGAGTTGTAGACTTTTGTCTTTGTAGTATATCTGAAGCTCTTTTCAGGATTGAAGTAGGTCATTCGTGTGTTCATATGTTTCTTCGAAATTGATAGCTTACTATATGTACAATATAGGGCTAGAGATTTCGATCggagatacatgtaggtcaccttCTGCTCGGTTTCGAACATGTGAGTCCAGATGAGGCTTCCCGGTTCCTTGTACTGTTGCAGGCGCTTCAGGAAAACTGCGAGATCGTTCTCTTCCAGCTGGCCGATGCTGTGTTTAGGAGACCAcgaatgaaacaaacaaacaaacaaacatactcaGAAATCTTAAGACGCTGGTCTTTAGGGATACCAAC contains:
- the LOC118426162 gene encoding protein rolling stone-like, which produces MAGCSREFRWSSFLLRDEDPRAFYRSPWLVNQRIFVAYRVTLAVILVAILVWDFLDGPYNKWHIYYTNWGFTLLTCHAVWAAIVCVIGYRTERSTNDSESDRSSTSDDDDVEAPPELSHGYVEVPEVKSYDVNKLKDPLKWYHKVEWVLFNTAIPLAFYLTTAYCGFLSSGTFKVISVFEHIMNTVLATLDLFICGIPVRLLHILHVFIFGWIYAGFTIVYWAAGGTNAEGEPYVYWFVDYSSHPGRAACFIAGSALVGTSAIYLFVYGLYRLRVAMVTCVTGVKARKVAAVRSISTDSTKPCIT